A window from Rhodothermus bifroesti encodes these proteins:
- a CDS encoding TonB-dependent receptor plug domain-containing protein, whose protein sequence is MFVPLLLLLVTLPQVGPDTSKVIPLPPVVITATRSARALTDVPVPVQLVTSATIARTGAARLSDLLAEQPGLLIFEDHGTGLMMQGFEPDYTLFLIDGEPIIGRTAGTLDLDRFTVQGLERIEIVRGPTSSLYGSEALAGVVNLIRRPPQSPLAASLHARTETHQTYQLGTTAEMRRGRFGASFLLDHYRTEGYDLAPEVYGPTAPALRDYTADALLRWDLTRRSHVSLAGRWHHQRRQSTFALQGLVHDEQHRQSDWSLHPRLELQATRRLRLEASGYASSYTTHTQMTRQTDGALYSQDHFTQAYRKLELRAQQLLSDHQLLTVGSGAIQEALQGDRYDRRISTYSGFVFVQHEWAPRPWLEIVSGFRFDAHRDYSTRLSPRLAVLFRPADRYRLRASIGSGFKAPEFRQRYLVFTNAAAGYSVFGVTRFQEELRRLQEEGQIAQLFIDPQSVDMLRPENSVALNLGGEITLFTGLTLTLNAFHNEVRDLIDTQPVAQKTNQAFVYTYFNVERLFTRGLESTLTFTPWNSLEFAFSYQYLETADRDVLEAIEAGQLFGRAPSGRDYRLRRSDYGGLLGRSRHSGTVHVRGAVPLAGLQFTLRGIWRSRYGYRDVDGNGVVNRPDEYVPGYSLWHVTLERALNRHLKLQGGAFNLFNLKRPALMPFQPGRRWFVTFTLDV, encoded by the coding sequence ATGTTTGTTCCCTTACTCCTCCTCCTAGTGACACTGCCGCAGGTGGGTCCCGACACCAGCAAGGTCATTCCACTACCACCCGTAGTGATCACCGCCACACGTTCGGCTCGTGCCCTAACCGACGTGCCAGTCCCCGTGCAGCTTGTCACAAGCGCAACCATAGCCCGTACAGGAGCTGCACGACTCTCAGACCTGCTGGCCGAACAGCCCGGGCTGTTGATTTTTGAAGACCACGGCACCGGGCTCATGATGCAGGGTTTTGAGCCCGATTACACGCTTTTTCTGATCGACGGTGAACCTATCATTGGCCGCACGGCCGGTACGCTCGATCTGGATCGCTTTACCGTTCAGGGTCTAGAGCGCATCGAAATCGTACGCGGCCCTACTTCGTCACTTTACGGCAGCGAAGCTTTGGCCGGTGTCGTCAATCTGATCCGTCGCCCTCCCCAATCCCCCCTAGCCGCTTCGCTACATGCCCGCACCGAAACCCACCAGACCTATCAGCTTGGCACAACTGCTGAGATGCGACGCGGCCGTTTCGGAGCTTCCTTCTTGCTGGACCATTACCGTACCGAAGGCTACGACTTAGCCCCCGAGGTCTACGGTCCGACAGCCCCTGCGCTACGCGACTATACTGCCGACGCGTTGCTGCGCTGGGACCTCACCCGACGTTCGCACGTGTCGCTTGCTGGCCGCTGGCATCACCAGCGGCGCCAGAGCACCTTTGCCTTGCAAGGCCTGGTGCACGACGAGCAGCACCGCCAGTCGGACTGGAGCCTGCATCCGCGCCTTGAGCTCCAAGCTACACGACGCCTTCGGCTGGAAGCCTCTGGCTATGCCAGTAGCTACACCACCCACACCCAGATGACGCGACAAACCGATGGGGCGTTGTATTCCCAGGATCACTTTACCCAAGCCTATCGCAAGCTAGAGCTGCGCGCACAGCAGCTCCTGAGCGACCATCAGCTCCTTACGGTGGGGAGTGGAGCTATTCAAGAAGCGCTCCAGGGGGATCGCTACGATCGTCGCATCAGCACCTACAGCGGCTTTGTCTTTGTGCAGCATGAGTGGGCCCCGCGGCCATGGCTTGAAATCGTCTCGGGTTTTCGCTTCGATGCCCACCGTGACTACAGCACGCGCCTGAGCCCTCGCCTGGCCGTACTGTTTCGGCCTGCCGATCGCTACCGGCTGCGCGCCTCAATCGGCAGCGGCTTCAAAGCGCCTGAGTTTCGGCAGCGCTATTTGGTCTTTACGAATGCAGCCGCTGGCTACAGCGTCTTTGGTGTAACGCGCTTTCAGGAAGAGCTCCGTCGACTGCAAGAGGAAGGCCAAATCGCCCAGCTCTTCATTGATCCCCAAAGCGTAGACATGCTGCGCCCTGAAAATTCAGTAGCGCTCAACCTAGGAGGCGAAATCACGCTCTTTACCGGCCTAACACTTACACTGAATGCCTTTCACAACGAAGTACGCGACCTGATCGACACGCAACCAGTCGCGCAAAAGACCAACCAAGCCTTTGTCTACACCTACTTCAACGTAGAGCGTCTCTTTACCCGTGGCCTAGAAAGCACGCTTACGTTTACCCCTTGGAACTCGCTGGAATTTGCGTTCAGCTATCAGTACTTAGAAACGGCAGATCGGGATGTGCTTGAGGCCATCGAAGCGGGACAGCTCTTTGGACGTGCGCCTTCAGGCCGCGACTACCGGCTGCGTCGAAGCGACTACGGTGGACTCCTAGGCCGCTCGCGCCATAGTGGCACGGTGCACGTGCGCGGTGCAGTACCACTGGCAGGCCTTCAGTTTACCCTACGGGGCATCTGGCGGAGTCGCTACGGCTACCGGGACGTAGACGGCAATGGCGTAGTCAATCGCCCCGACGAATACGTGCCCGGCTACAGTCTTTGGCACGTAACCCTTGAACGCGCGCTCAACCGCCATCTGAAGCTCCAAGGCGGGGCTTTTAACCTCTTCAACCTCAAGCGGCCTGCGCTGATGCCTTTTCAGCCCGGACGTCGCTGGTTTGTCACGTTCACCCTAGATGTGTAA